From Impatiens glandulifera chromosome 7, dImpGla2.1, whole genome shotgun sequence:
AGAACATGATCTTGCTtctattttacatatttatttgttgGTCTTTCAAATCTGATAGTCATGTTTCAATTTGATTTACTATATTTGTTTAAACTTGTATATCTAGATCTCAGTTTTTTTAATTCTCTATCTGTCTTTGCTTTGTGTTTCTTCCTTTTATCCTCAATTATAGAAATTGATTTAGGAATCAAATTCTTCTGGGTATTGATCTGATTCTTCAGTGTTTATGTGTGCTTTTTTGGTTGTTTAGATGAGATATCATTAGCTATATGACTATCTCCAACATTTGTATATTAGTTTTTCAATCTATAAAAGGGGGTTTTCATGACTGTTTGATCTTGTATTGACCTGATGATGGTCTTTTGCTTTAGATGTACTGGTGTTTCTGGATTATGTTATACTTAGATTTTGGAAACACCAATTTTGGAtccaaaaaaacatatttggaTGAGGTTATGCTTGAGAACTAAACTTAATCTGATATAAACActtattgtttatgtttttatgtatCTGGATCCGTTAAATTTAGTCCAAAAGagatatatttatgtatttgatAACGAAACCACCCTTTGGAAACTCTTTCTGGAGCTGGATCTGGTATGAATTTGGACAGAAAATGTTGATAAATTTCTTTGGATATCCTTTCTTTTACGAAGTATTTCATCCAGATGTTGATTTAGACTATGTTTTACATGAGATAATGTTATAAAACATAGAACATAGTtagacatatatttataaatttcatgttgtttttttttgtacaaaCTCAGATTCAGCACTAGAGCTCCAGAAAGTGCTTCAAAATGGTTGTTTTTGCATTTTGTCTAATGAAATTATGATCTCATCCAACTACAAAttcttttatgaaatgaaaatgtATTTGTTGTGTTAAGAGTAATATTTTTGATCAAATGATAGAAATTTAACTCTTTTTCATCTCTTAATTGTTTTAGGGTTGtgaattgtgataatattaaatgGGTCTTTCTACTTACCCAACTCCTTCCGATGGAGGAGTACTTTGTGTTGTTTTGGTAAGCACGGTCATGTCGATCAATATGGTCAAGGGTTTGGTCAACTCAATGCTCCGTGTGGCCGGTATTCGAAGAACTACATCATCACTCGAAGAGTACACCATTTCGAGAGATGAGTACAACATTGATAACCAATTACCTGATTCACTTGAATCGCGAGGCAGCCCTTCAAAATGGTGGTATAGTGAAGAGTTTCGAACCCGAAATCCACCTATCAAGTTCGGCTCAATATGTCATCACGAACAAGAGTGCTCGGTTTGCCTAAACGAGTTTGAAGACGAATCCTTAATAAACCAGCTAGAATGCGGCCATGTTTTTCATGCAAATTGCATGGAGAAATGGCTGGACTGTTGGAACATCACGTGCCCGCTCTGCAGGAGCCCTGTCATGTCAtccgaagaggaagaagatatGTCGTATTTTTGGTAAGCTCGGCTCGAGTCCGACTAGTTTGCAATGTATAGTTTTGTGATTACATCCATTAGAAGTATATATTCAATGAGAAATGAGATTGTCAACCCAACTCAGGGTAGCTCAAATGGATTCCCACCGAAAATACCATGATTGAATATATGGGATTCTTTAGGTCCCGAATGGTTGAAACTTTATTGTACCAATTGAtgcattttcttttttctacaATATTAAGTGACCATTTCCCCCCTGTTTCTATAGATTTGATAAAACGGTTAAATGGGGATTGTTTATTGTACCAAatggtgtttttttttattctacaaataaaatatgagtaataataataagggaaatggacaaaattttattttttcacttgTTGGCAAGTGACAGATTGGAGTTCGAAGAGCTTGGAGCCAACTGAGCCAGAGCTGCGAACCATGCCGGAGTTAGAGTTTGCGTTGCGGTGATGCCGACACCTGAAGGAGCCAACGTGGGTGGTGGGCGAGCAAAGACACGAAACAACTAACTTGACAGGCGGTTTTCCAACTGGTGATGATGGTTGTGACAATGATGTTCTTTTTGATGGAGAATTATCTCCTTCTGTCATGCTTAATGGAGATGTTATGTTGTTCATCATCATCTTTTTCACATCTATTTCTGCTTTCTCAGGCATTTCTTccttaaagaaataaattataaatattcaattaggATCCAAAATTCAGATAGATTATGAAATAAGTTTACTTTCTTAAAGAatctaaattcaaattcaatgaTAGAGGAACTTAATTACCTTGGATTATTGATAAGAtaactttttttcttcaatttgcaaTAATGAAGGATGTTtcttgtggaggagaatgagAGAAAATTATTGAGACTAGAACATGAAAGATGAAGAGGGGAGTCCTTAATTTTGCACCACTATTTCATTTTTAGCATTTTATTTATGGGAGGTTGTCAGTTTACATGTAGAGaacaaaatatttacttaatttggaaatattatttctaatcaTATTTATCCTTAAATTTATCTTATccatttaaaaatcaaataaacacttTTGGATGTGTTTTTACATGGGTTTAGGAGTTTGGAATGAGGAAGAGATTCAATAATGATGTTTGGATGGTGGATAGGATGAGTATATTCATCTtcactttaaaatataataaaaataacattatatattaatacttttccATTACAAAGATAAGATGGTAATGAATACattactaacaaaaaaaaaaaaataatacatctCAATCAATCATATATATTCTCATTCCTTCTCACATTTATCGACTACAATTCCCTTGTCTTCTTTAAACCAAACATCCTTAATAGTGGGATTCAAAGAAATGTCTATTTTTTCCAAGAAGAGGTTTTTAAGTTCAAGAAAACTACAAAGTGTTACAAAGTGCAAGTGTTAATTCCATCCTTACAATCCCGAGTGAGATCGTTAAATGTTTCAATCTGCTTCTTTCCTCTCAAGAACACTTCCGTATCAACCAAATTCTTCATATAACCGTCAAACTCAACCCCGACTCCGTTGTTAAGCTTCTTCGTTTCCAAATACCACTCGCTATTCTCATCCCACAAATCTTTATATTCCTCCAGAAAATGTGTAGTATATTTATCCTTCAACGGGTCGAAAAACGACACGTCCCGTTCATCAGTCGCGACGTATACGTTCCTCCCGTCATCGATTCTCTCTGACAGAACGGAGAGAATCGATTCGGGAGAAGTATCCGTTTCTAGATTCGGCCAAACCTCCTTATTCGTTGCCTTCTCTCCTCTCACTATATGAACCGAATCGAAATCCCAATTTAGCCGAGCCGTGATCGCCGAAACTATGTCCATTAACCGTCGCGATTTCCACACCAAATGCCACGGCCTTTGCACAATGGATTCCGTCTCCCCTTCGCAAACCCTGTACCAATAATTATCCGGCTCCGCCATTCCAAATTTCCTCATGATCAATGTGTCCTCGACGTCGGTTAGTTTCATCGGGGTTATACGAAAATCCTCGACGAGATGGAGACGTAAATGGTCTTTCCGATGCCATTTCTTCCAGTCGGACCAAAATTGAAAGTGGTCTAAAACCGAGGCCGATTCTTTCAAATGCTCGAAATCGAAATAGAATCGAAAATCCTTCCCTTCTTCGGTTTGACCCGAGGAAGTGTAGATCGAATTCAAACAAACACTCAAGTCCATAACCAAAGTTCGGTTCAAATATTTCGCTTCCCCTAACGCACACATGAAACTCCACAGATAATGATCCATGCTCTTGCACCGATCCCCTCCGCCCACGTACGCCAAGTACTTCCCGGTTCCAAATGACCCCCGAGATTCAACCACGGGAAGGGTATCGTTCACCCCATCGGTCTCCCCGACCACCGGAAGATTAACCGACGGTTGTTCTTTCTCAAAACCAGCCTTTTCATTCTTCCTTTTTCTCTTTCGAGCATTCTGACCTGAATGATACTCTCCGATCGAAACGACGCTCATACTACAATTCTCCGATCTCAAAATCTCGAAGCTCCGATAATCCTTATAAAATGCAGCCGCCTTTCCTTCCTTGGGCCTAAACCTCCACGCCATGTGGCAAGAATTATCCATATCGCCGCGAACAGATTTTCCAAAACGGTAAAAATGTATATCATTGAAACGCTCAATAGCCGACTTCATCATAAGTTGAAAAACTTCAGGATCAGTGCAATCGATTTCACCTTCACAATTAACCTTCGTGGGCTCCAATGTTTCGAAATCGGTTACATTTATGAAGTTTGCGAAATCGGTTTGGTTTGCAGGCATGAAGTCCTCTCCCGTTCTAACAACCGAGTTGTCGGATTTGAACGTCGCGTTTGAAGTCGAGGTGAGGAAATTTGTTAGTTTGTTCGACGGAAGAAAGAGTGGATCCTCCGGCTCGTATGTAGCAGCTATAATGGTGAAAACCAGTACTCCGATCACGAAAATGGTGAAACAGAGGTTGCTAATTAGTTTCACAACATCTTGGCCAAGTTTTTCGGGCAAGAAATTTCCAGTTCTTGATAATGAATTTCGGTTCAACATTTTTCAAGAACAAATGAACTCAATCAAGGCTACCTACATTAAATGAGAAAACAATTAAGAGTATTAACAAGAAACTAAAGAATGATAAATTCTATCCATAATCAAAATCACACTGATCTGAGAATATATCCTTCATAAAACCCTAAATTGGAGAACAAGTTCAGGATTAAGCAATTTAGGTCAAAATCAAGAGCTACACTTACGGCAGTTATCAATTGAGTAATTAAATGATCATATAATAAGAATACTTAGGATCTTCAAACGAAGCTATCAGATGTTATAAATTCTCTGATTTATTATGAAACTAGCAACATAGAGATGCGGAGGATGAACTCGCGCCAATTAGAACAGCTCAGGTTCTCATTCTCACTCAGATTTAACCTATAACAGCTCTCACATGTTTCAATTCTGATTTATCATGAAACTGACGAATTTATCAATGTTTTACACTAATTCTTCCTCGTTTCAATTGAATGCAGCAACAACATGAAGAAGCGTACAGAAATATAGATCTAAATGCAATGGTGGAAGAAACAGAATATAGATCCAAATCCAATGCTTGGAGTTTCGATTTACCTTATATGAAGATGCTGTTTATCATCATCGAAGCAGAAAAACGTAATCTCTGTCTGCTCTACTCTAACCCTAGAGGACACACACAGATTCTCTCTCTAACCTTCCCTGTAAATGTAAATTGTAATCTCCACTTGATTTCTATGATCAAGACTATAAAGGAAGTGATGATATCAtagaaaatgtataaatatcttcaatttgttttttaaaattattttatatattattatattattttgctaaatgtattattattctTAACTTGTACACTTTCATTCTGATTTTAGATgattaaataagtatttttttttaatttataaagttgatGCAATTTTATAGTCATGATAACATTTTAATTTGGGTGcaaattaaattgatatttgattttgttgtcAAAATTTTTATCACTTAAATTATTCTATAAGTTAAATTTGACTTGTAaattgtaaatttatatatctGTATTGGTAAATGATACTAATACACAATTTAAGTGATCttatttcttcttaatttaagaaattataatgtaacaaaataaataagtataggGAGCATAAATTTTGTGTAATTGAATTATGTCGAATTAATTAATGTGACAAGAAACttgaaaaatacatttttttttctatcaaatttcAAATCCTATCAAacagtgacacatcattctagACGTCGTTAGTTCATATATATTGTactatttatttgtaaattatataaaaaaaaataaatacaaaagcaacatattctttaaaaaaagtaataataataataatttagtgtGATCAATAAGAATCTACTCAACtcttataaacaaaataaatttagtgTCAATTTAGTCTTGATGTAGAAAATGGAAGATGTGGACAATAATTACCATATAATTGAACTCTTCTCCAATAAGAAACATCACATTTAAGCCAACTTAAAAATGACTAAAAAATtccattatttgttttttaaggGGAGATCATTACACGACAAAAGTTTTTTAAGAAATCCTTCTTATAGAAGATTTCTGAATGGCAAATAAAATAGCAAGATTTAACTTTTTACTAACATTTTCATTCTAAATCCTTAGACTTTGAGGTTGCAACATTTGTTGCTATGAATCTTTACAATTAGAACAATTGTTTAAAATCAACATTCCATTCAATAAAtctttacatttataaaatttagactAAGAGctgataaatgtattttaaaaatattcattgcaccatattgaatataattatattcacTAATTTAAAATCTAAGTTGGCCTGGCAGTAGCTAGGCAGCTGTTTAGGGTCACCCATTACCtaactcttaaaaaaaaatacaaaaataattaaaactacgCTATTAAGGGGTGAACATATTATCGGTCGACCTAATCCTAATTCTCAatcctaacccaaacccaaaatattaatttggataagttaatttgggttgggttaggttgagtttaatttggatTGGGTTAATGTTACttaaattacccaaattatataaatttaatttaattctctcttattaattcaatataaactaaccatcttccaactttaataTACTCTCTTGATTTTCACTACGTTGATCTCCATTACaatcga
This genomic window contains:
- the LOC124945753 gene encoding probable E3 ubiquitin-protein ligase XERICO, which gives rise to MGLSTYPTPSDGGVLCVVLVSTVMSINMVKGLVNSMLRVAGIRRTTSSLEEYTISRDEYNIDNQLPDSLESRGSPSKWWYSEEFRTRNPPIKFGSICHHEQECSVCLNEFEDESLINQLECGHVFHANCMEKWLDCWNITCPLCRSPVMSSEEEEDMSYFCDRLEFEELGAN
- the LOC124945523 gene encoding uncharacterized protein LOC124945523 — encoded protein: MLNRNSLSRTGNFLPEKLGQDVVKLISNLCFTIFVIGVLVFTIIAATYEPEDPLFLPSNKLTNFLTSTSNATFKSDNSVVRTGEDFMPANQTDFANFINVTDFETLEPTKVNCEGEIDCTDPEVFQLMMKSAIERFNDIHFYRFGKSVRGDMDNSCHMAWRFRPKEGKAAAFYKDYRSFEILRSENCSMSVVSIGEYHSGQNARKRKRKNEKAGFEKEQPSVNLPVVGETDGVNDTLPVVESRGSFGTGKYLAYVGGGDRCKSMDHYLWSFMCALGEAKYLNRTLVMDLSVCLNSIYTSSGQTEEGKDFRFYFDFEHLKESASVLDHFQFWSDWKKWHRKDHLRLHLVEDFRITPMKLTDVEDTLIMRKFGMAEPDNYWYRVCEGETESIVQRPWHLVWKSRRLMDIVSAITARLNWDFDSVHIVRGEKATNKEVWPNLETDTSPESILSVLSERIDDGRNVYVATDERDVSFFDPLKDKYTTHFLEEYKDLWDENSEWYLETKKLNNGVGVEFDGYMKNLVDTEVFLRGKKQIETFNDLTRDCKDGINTCTL